TTCGCGGAAACGCCGCAGGCGCGTTTGAATTTGGTCATATCCTCTGGGAGTTGAAAGAACTCGAACCGCCTACACATTTTTAAGTGCGGGAGAAATTGTAACCCCGAATACTGATAGCTGCGACTTCTTCTGCGTTCAAATTGCAAGCCTGAAATGGAATGAAAGGGTTTTGCTTGGGTATTTCTGCGGATTTCCGCAGATCTCTTCAGCTCGATAGTAACGGACATCATAATCCCGACGACTGTTATTCAATCGCAAGGAAAGTTAAAAAATTGTGGAAAACTTAGATAAACAGGACCAACGCCGTGCGTCCGGTGTTACATGGCGCGCTATCCTCATTGCCATCTTTTTAATCCCCCCTAATGTCTTTTGGGTCATTGAGGTTGAGTGTGTTTGGCATTCTGGGCATCCAACCACCATTTCTCTCTTCTGGAATGTCGTGCTCAACATCTTTTTCCTCATCTTGATAAATCTTTTCCTGAAGCGTGTCGCTCCACGATCCGCGCTAACGCAGGGCGAGATGATTACCATTTACGCCATGCTCTCTATCGCATCTGGCTTGGCAGGTCATGATACCTTAGCGCTTACAATTCCGGCACTCCCGCACGCTTTCTGGTTCGCAACGATTGAGAATGATTGGGCGGATATGTTCCATACTTACATTCCACAGCATCTCGTTGTTGCAGATAGAGAACTTATCCGAGGATTTTACGAAGGTAACACACCCTTCTATAACGCTAAAATTGGTGGGGCATGGATAATGCCGACTTTGTGGTGGACATCGCTTATTGTCGCACTCGGCACCATCATGATTTGTGTAAATGTGCTGATTCGGAAACAGTGGACAGAACATGAAAAATTAGCATATCCAATTATCCAACTTCCGATGGCAATTACAGAAAGAGGTGGAGCCGCGCAGCTTTTCCGAAGTCGTATCCTATGGTATGGGTTTATCATCGCTGCAGTGATAAATGTCTGGCACGGTTTGGCGCACTTTTTTCCCGTCTTACCGGATTTCAGTGTCCGTCATAACGCACGGAATTGGGGCAGAGTCTTCACTGAAAAACCCTGGAACGCTGTCGGCAATATCCCCGTCCCGCTCTATCCGTTTGTAATCGGTTTAGGGTTTCTTTTGCCACTGGATCTTTCCTTTTCTATGTGGTTTTTCTACCTGTTTGAGAAAGCACAACGGGTTTTCGGCAGTGCTTTCGCAATCCCAGCCCCTTTCCCGTATGGGAGTGAACAATCCATTGGCGGTTGGATGGCGATCTTTGTGATCGCGCTTCTCGTAACGCGCAGACACATTGCAAATGTCGTGCGCACCATCTTCGGCATGCCCGGTGGGATTGACGACTCACAAGAACCGATCCGTTACCGGACAGCACTCTTGCTCATTATCATCTCAAGCCTCTTTATCATCTGGTTCTGTCTGAAGGCGGGAATGACTCTCCCAATTATTCTCCCGTTTTTTGCCTTCTTTTCTGCTATTTCGATTGCTATTACGCGCGTCCGTGCGGAGCTCGGACCTCCCGCACATGAGATGGCAGGGATGTGTAACGCACAACAGTTCTTAGTCAATATTCTCGGAACACGCCGCATCGGACCCAATAACCTAACGGTTTTCCCTTACTTTTGGTTTTTTAGTGGACGTGGATACCGCGAACACATTATGCCCCATCAGCTTGAAGCCTTCAAGATGGCAGAACGGGCAAATATGAACACGAAACGATTGGTGCTTGCGATGGTTATTGCTGTCGTTTTGGGGTCCCTGGCATCGTTTTGGGCGACCCTCAGTGAACTTTATCGGCTCGGCGGTGCCGTCACAGGCGCAGGCGGCGGAATTGGACCCTCGGTTGGGCATATCGGTCAATTCGGTTGGCTGGCGGGGTTGTTCGCTTTCCCGCGCGAACCTGACATCCCCGCAATGAGTTTCATGGCAGGCGGTATGGGCTTCACTTTCTTTCTCATGGTGATGCGGATGCGCTTCATTTGGTGGCCCCTCCATCCGGCAGGTTATCCTATCTCCATGACCGGCGGCGTTGGCTATTTTTGGAGTTGTCTCGTTATCAGTAGTTTTCTCAAATGGATGGCACTCCGATTCGGCGGACCGGGGACTTACCGAACGATGGTCTTCTTCTTTTTCGGGGTTATCCTCGGTGAATACTGTGTTGGCGCATTCTGGAGTGTCTTGAGTGTCATTATTCGTGAACCTATCTACGACTTCGCACCGGGTTAAAATGAGAGTAGTAGACCCACTCCACTGTGCCGTAACAGATAAGTATGAGAGTCGTAGGCACACGCCACTGTGCCGTAACAGGAAAGAAGGACAAGTAGAACGAACTTTAACATCATGGTAAAATTATCAGCAATCTACTTATGCGTGCTGGCAACCTGTTTCATTGGGCTTCCAGCCGGATACGCAGCTGACGAGGGCGCACATGCCGCCGAATTTCTCAGCCACGGCGTTGGTGCCCGTGCTTTGGGAATGGGCGGCGCATTCGTTGCCGTCGCCGATGACGCAACCGCGACTTACTGGAACCCCGCGGGGCTGACCAGGGTCAAGAAACACAGTTTCTCAGCAATGTATTCCGATACCTTTAGCACCGGAGACGGGGGGTGGCTCAGCAGAGGGTTAGTTACCTACAACTTCGTCAACTACGTCTATCAAATCGAGGATATCGGCAGTATCGGTCTGAGTTGGATCCGACTCGGCGTTGATGATATACCGCGCACGACTTTCATTGATGTCAATAACAACGGGTTCCTCGGCGATTTTCAGGATAAAAATGGCAACGGTATCAAAGAAGATGGCGAACCGTATATCGACAAACCCGAAGTTGCCGAGTATTTCAGCAATACCGATAACGCCTTACTCATCTCTTATGCCCGTCAAGTCCACTCCATGGTATCTGTCGGAGGCAACCTCAAACTCCTCAATCAATCCATTTTTCAGAACAGTGGAACCGGTTTTGGTATTGACATTGGCCTGATTGCGGAACCTTACAAGGGTTTACGAGTTGGCGCGATGTTATTAGATGCAACGGGCACGCAAGTCCGTTGGGATACTGCCGACAAACCGACCTTCACTCGCACGCGTCGACTGCGATTCGGCACAGCATACCACTTTGCCGTTCCACGCCTCGGTAAAGGGGCTATTGGGGCGGATTTTGAAACCGACCAAGCCGATCTGGAAATAGGCGGGACTGGCGGTGGGCTTGTCTTACGCGTCGGGGCAGAATATTGGCTCTTCAATACCCTCGCACTCCGTGGCGGCTGGAATGGACATGGACTCTCTGCAGGTGCTGGACTCCGCTTGCGGGTAAATGCTATGTCATTTTTTATCAACTACGCCTTCAATACCCACACCCTCGGTGGCTCACAACGCATCTCCGTCTCTGGGGAATTCTAACCACGCCCCAAGTTACTGTTCGTTCTTTGGATCGTCCCATCTTTGAGATAACTCGTTGCGATATTCTTCCGGAAGGGGGCTATGAAAGATCCCGTGCTGTTGCGTCGCAATATAAAGCCTATCCTTATTGATAACAAGGGAGATCACTTTATCAGGCACACTTGGAGAGATTTGCTCCCAGCGTCCACCCGTATCCAAGCGATAGAGTCCTGTATCGCCAGCACTATAAACTGTAGTGCCGTCCACAGCGAACCTGTCTACAACGATATGCTTCCCCATTCCATCGGTGAGCACACGCCAGGATTCTCCGTTCTGTGAACTCAAAACACCTGTGTCCGTGGCAACATAAACCGTTGAACCCACAAAGAGAATCTCGTTGAAATAGGAAAAGTGGAGTGGAAGACGCGACGTAATATCTTTCCAACTGTTCCCCTCATCCAGCGATTGAAACAGACGACCCGCTCGCTTCCCTACGTAGACAGTTTCCCCCGAAACCGCTAACTTGAAACCTTTTCTCAAATCTTCACTTGACTGTTTGCCGAGGTCTATGAGTCCTGTGTTAATCCATTTCGGATCACCGGGTTTCCATTTGAAAAGCGATCGTTGATGTTCTATGTAAAAAGTTTCACCACTAACTGCGAACCCACCGACTTTTGCAAAAGAGACAATATAAGATAACGCATTTGTTAACTTAGGATCTCTTTCTATATCATCAGGCAAGTAGATTTCTTCTGCCTCTGCTATAGCTGCTACCAGTTCATTGGACAGCATTGCTCCTTGAAAAGCGGTTACTTCTTGAATAGGAGTGAGTACATCACCCTCTACAGATAGGCGAAAAACACGCAGATTGTATTTTTCAGGAACAATCCCATAAAGATCTCCACCTGCACCTATCATCTGTGAATTATAAGAAAAATTAATGTGAGAAAGCTCCTGTTCGGTTGATTCAAATGTCTGTTCATTGCTATCAATGTGAATACTTTTCCATGATTCACCACCATCAGTTGATTGAACAATATCACTACCCGTATGCACGAAGAGTCTGTCGTTCAACCCTATCAAACTCTCCATCCTCGTCCCTAGGATACCATTCATAAATGGATGCCACGAGGCACCAGCATCGGTTGTGCGATGAATCCCAAACTCTCCTGCTCTGTAAAAAGTATTTTCATTAACTGCTACCGCTGGAAAAATATTCTGTGTGATCGCGTTTCTATCGAATCCAAGGTTTGTCCATGTTTGGCCCCTATCATTTGAACGGAAACTGAGGACAGCATCTGAGACCAAGAGTCTCTTACCAGAAGCCAAGATTTTGACCCCACGTGGTGCCCTCATAACAGAAAATTCATCTTTAGGTGTTATCTCAGTCCATGATGCTCCTAAATCGGTTGAGTGGAAAATCTTCCATAGGGGTGTGTTGTCTTTATTTACTATTTGGACAGTATACTTTCCATCTGCCTTAGGGAGTCCTAATACAAAAGGATCGGAGCCCATTCCAGCATAGAGGTTATTTTCTATTACTGCCAAAGAGTGGACAGCATTGTATATCTCCACTGGCAACTGCTCCCACACACCCGAATTAAGGCGATAGAGACCTTCATTTGTGCCAGCAAACACAGTATTTCCAACTGCAGCGACTGCATAAATGCGTTTGACTGACAATCCTTCGTTCAAAGGTGTCCACTGTTTGCCACCATTTATAGAGTGAAAAATGCCATTGTCTCGTAAAGCCAAATACATTGAAACATGATCTTGCGAACTATTTTCTTCAGTTTCATCTGTGATGACGAGTCCAACGGCATGTCCTTTTGGCCGCGGAGCTAAAGCGTTCCATGTCTCTCCATTATCGATTGAAGTAAGCACTTGGTCAGGATAGACGATATAGAGCACGCCTTTATGCTCAGTCATGGGCATCCCGAACCCCCTGATGGGTGTGTCAATATTGATCGGAGTCCATGCAGCCGCATCTGTTGTCAATCTGTAGATATTTGTTGGCGTAGTGGCATAGACTGTGCCGCCAGATGTAGCAAAGATTTCAAATACAGGGCTGCCTTGTGGTCCACTTGCTTGTGTCCATGGTGAGGTAGAGGATCTGAACGAATTATTCTGCGTGTTTGGTGCCAAGACATTCTCAGAAGCCTGTAGGCCTGCCCCCGTATTTTCACTCAGAGGAACATCCCTGCCAGCCTGCGTTCGCACCGCCGGTTTTGAATCGATAGCAAGCGTAATGGGTGTATCAATGATTTCGATCGTCGGTTCAGAGAGTGCTTCAAAACTATACGGCTTTTGAAAACGGAGAAGGTATTGATTGCTCATACCCAGCATCAGCAGGAATACCAATACTGTTGCTGTTCCAAAAGCCATCCACGGGAGCAAAGGTTTCCCAGTCGGAGGCGGTGTCGGTTTCATCTCAGCGACGTGACGCATGATGTTCTGCGTTAAACCCGTGGATATATGAACACCACCGAGAACCTCCTGAACCAGGAGTTCCTCTTCCTGTGCTAAACGCTTTCTCGCGCGCTGAAGGCGGCTCGTAACTGTGTTCACGGACACACCTAAAAATTTGCTAATATCCTTGGACTTCATTCCACCGAGATAGTAGAGCGTTATCACCGTGCGTTCGCTCTCTGGCAGCTTCTCCAAGAGTGTTTTTACGAGGTGATGGCGACGCTCCGTCGCTTCTACCTCTCGCTGCGCTAACACGTAATGGTTGTAAGAGGAGTATTCGATTTCTTCCAGTGGGGTGGATGCCAGCGACTGCATCTTGGATTTGTTCCGTTGAATCCAATTAATGCAGAGCCTGTTTGCTATCACATACAGCCACCCAGCGAACTGACTCGGATCCTTTAGGGTTGACAGGTTTTTGTATGCGTTGAGGAAGGTATCTTGCGTAAGCTCTTCAGCAATGTGAAAATCATCAATCTTTCGCCACACGAGTGCATGGATACTCTTCTGGTACTTTTCGACTAAAGCACTGAAGGCCGTATCATCACCTGCCAAAATTTTTCTGATTAATTGAACATTGTTTTCTTGTTCCATAGAGTTTATCCTAACGGACGAATTTGTCCTTGCTTGCCTTCGTCAGACATCGAGTTTTATAGCACGCCTCATGTTTGCATTTGCGGATGTAAACGCCCCTCTTTCATGTCTATATCGAATTATATACACATTTCAATCTTAAAGAAACAATTTTAGTCTATAGGGGTACAACTGTAAAATGCGTCAATTACTTAGGAATTCCGCAAAGAGGCGATAAATCACCTCACTACGAACCGAAGGATATTGAAAATACGGGTTGTAGTCGCGCAATGGCGCAAGTCGCGTGTGGACTTGCGGGACAATGCGCATTACGTAAGTCCTGTTACTTTAACACAAGTTGCCACTCTTGTAGCATAATCTGTTAGATTGTGCCTGCAAAGATTTTCATGCCCCGCGGATCATCAACGCCTTTGAGTGAAAAGCGAGGACTGAAGGTCTAAAATCTTGTAAGTAGCAACTTAAGTTACTTTAATCAAACTAAAAGGGTAGCATGGGAGAATTAGGGTGGGGTACAACTGTAAAATGCTTCAATTACACCTTCTGTTCGGACTCCCATCGGAACTTTGTTTCTCGTTTTCCTCCGAGGCTTTCGAGTTTCTCACTAATTTTCAGCGTCTGTTCAGTGAGAAGGTGCTCATTACCGATTGTTTCGACGTTGAGTCTTAACAATGGTTCGGTATTTGATTCTCGGAGATTGAATCGCCAGCTGCCGTGTTCAGGAGCAGAAGCGTAGGGATTTGTGAGAAATCTAACTGATAAACCGTCAATTGGTGTTTCAGTGCAAGGACGGTTTCCCAAAGAACGTATCGTTTGTCGGATTATTTCGAGGGCATCTTGGATATGCCCACAGGTTTCAAATGAAAAATTGATTTCACCGGAGACAGGATACTCTGATCGGAGCCGATCAACAGATTCAGCGAGGGATGCTCTGTTTGTGCTAAGGTATTCAAGAATAAGCAGAAACGGAATCATACCGTTATCGGCATAGAAATTGTCTCGGAAATAGTAGTGCCCGCTCGCCTCTCCAGCAAAAAGTGCGTTAGTTTCACGCATGTGGATTTTGATAAACGAATGTCCACATCGACTGAGAAGGGGTATACCATTTGCCCTAATAATGGTACTCTCTACTGCCCAGATAGCGCGCGGATCAAAAATCACAATGCCGTTTCCTTTTTCCCGCAGAAGTGTTCCAGCAAGTAACGCTGTAATATAGCAGCCCTCAATGAATTCTCCATTTTCATCAAAAAAGAAGCATCTGTCGGCATCTGCATCCCACGCAACTCCCAAATCCGCCCCTGTCTGTCTAACCACTTTGGTCGTTAATTCCCGATTCTCCGGTCTTAATGGATCGGGACGTTCCGCAGGAATTTGAGAGAACGTGCCATCGGGTTCAGTGAATAACCGTTCACAGATATGGAGCGGTGTCCCCGCTAATAGGCGTTCGACAACCTGACCGGCAAGCCCACTATTCGCATTGATGACAATCCGCTTTCTGGATAACTGCTCCAAATTCACAAACGAACGAAGGTGTGTGAGGTATGCTTCTAAGAACGATTCGGGCTGAAGGCACTCGCGACAAGACACCTTCTGCTTTTCAAATAGAATATCGCTTCCAAGAGCATCGCGGAGATCATAAAGACCGGTGTCTGATGAAATTGGAGTAGCATGCCGACCGACCAGTTTCATGCCGTTATATGCCGCAGGATTGTGAGAGGCTGAGATGATAATCCCCCCGTCTGTCTGATAGTGCGCCACAGCGAAATAGAGCATATCGGTCGAAATTCGACCCAGATTGAGGACACCAACACCTGAATCTATAAGTCCCTCGATGACTTTCTGCCATAGCTGCGGTGAACTCTCACGGACATCGTGCCCCACTGCGACGGTTTTCGGTCGAAAATGAGCCGCGAAGGCGCGGGCAATTCGGTAAAAGTCGTTAGGCACAAAGTCTACACCGAAAACGCCACGGATATCATACGCTCGGAAAATATTACAGTTCATTGGAAGGCTCCGTTTTGAAAATACTGTCGCGCATACGCGAGTCGCTCCGGAACCCCAATATCAATCCAAGTCGCATCAGTTTCCAAAGCATAGAGATCGGAAACCGATGGAAAAACGTCTCGCTCGATTGAAAAAATTTCCTGATGTTTAGGAAATGTATCAGCAATTGTTTGATTAAAAAGATACACACCCCCGTTTACGTATCCGGCACGGGACATGGACTGTTTCTCACGAAACGCTCGGATTTTTCCGTTGCTGTCCGACACAATCTCACCATACTGGCGAACGTCCTCAACATGTACACTCAGCAACAGACCTGTCATTTCCGTATGAAACCGATCTAACATATCTTGAAGCGAGAAGTCCGTTACGAGAACATCACCATTCAGCACAAAAAACGGAAAAGTGTGGATATGCTTCATGGCGTTGGCGATTGCCCCACCGGTGCCAAGTCTTCTATTTTCTTTGG
This is a stretch of genomic DNA from Candidatus Poribacteria bacterium. It encodes these proteins:
- a CDS encoding phosphomannomutase/phosphoglucomutase, with the translated sequence MNCNIFRAYDIRGVFGVDFVPNDFYRIARAFAAHFRPKTVAVGHDVRESSPQLWQKVIEGLIDSGVGVLNLGRISTDMLYFAVAHYQTDGGIIISASHNPAAYNGMKLVGRHATPISSDTGLYDLRDALGSDILFEKQKVSCRECLQPESFLEAYLTHLRSFVNLEQLSRKRIVINANSGLAGQVVERLLAGTPLHICERLFTEPDGTFSQIPAERPDPLRPENRELTTKVVRQTGADLGVAWDADADRCFFFDENGEFIEGCYITALLAGTLLREKGNGIVIFDPRAIWAVESTIIRANGIPLLSRCGHSFIKIHMRETNALFAGEASGHYYFRDNFYADNGMIPFLLILEYLSTNRASLAESVDRLRSEYPVSGEINFSFETCGHIQDALEIIRQTIRSLGNRPCTETPIDGLSVRFLTNPYASAPEHGSWRFNLRESNTEPLLRLNVETIGNEHLLTEQTLKISEKLESLGGKRETKFRWESEQKV
- a CDS encoding sigma-70 family RNA polymerase sigma factor; its protein translation is MEQENNVQLIRKILAGDDTAFSALVEKYQKSIHALVWRKIDDFHIAEELTQDTFLNAYKNLSTLKDPSQFAGWLYVIANRLCINWIQRNKSKMQSLASTPLEEIEYSSYNHYVLAQREVEATERRHHLVKTLLEKLPESERTVITLYYLGGMKSKDISKFLGVSVNTVTSRLQRARKRLAQEEELLVQEVLGGVHISTGLTQNIMRHVAEMKPTPPPTGKPLLPWMAFGTATVLVFLLMLGMSNQYLLRFQKPYSFEALSEPTIEIIDTPITLAIDSKPAVRTQAGRDVPLSENTGAGLQASENVLAPNTQNNSFRSSTSPWTQASGPQGSPVFEIFATSGGTVYATTPTNIYRLTTDAAAWTPINIDTPIRGFGMPMTEHKGVLYIVYPDQVLTSIDNGETWNALAPRPKGHAVGLVITDETEENSSQDHVSMYLALRDNGIFHSINGGKQWTPLNEGLSVKRIYAVAAVGNTVFAGTNEGLYRLNSGVWEQLPVEIYNAVHSLAVIENNLYAGMGSDPFVLGLPKADGKYTVQIVNKDNTPLWKIFHSTDLGASWTEITPKDEFSVMRAPRGVKILASGKRLLVSDAVLSFRSNDRGQTWTNLGFDRNAITQNIFPAVAVNENTFYRAGEFGIHRTTDAGASWHPFMNGILGTRMESLIGLNDRLFVHTGSDIVQSTDGGESWKSIHIDSNEQTFESTEQELSHINFSYNSQMIGAGGDLYGIVPEKYNLRVFRLSVEGDVLTPIQEVTAFQGAMLSNELVAAIAEAEEIYLPDDIERDPKLTNALSYIVSFAKVGGFAVSGETFYIEHQRSLFKWKPGDPKWINTGLIDLGKQSSEDLRKGFKLAVSGETVYVGKRAGRLFQSLDEGNSWKDITSRLPLHFSYFNEILFVGSTVYVATDTGVLSSQNGESWRVLTDGMGKHIVVDRFAVDGTTVYSAGDTGLYRLDTGGRWEQISPSVPDKVISLVINKDRLYIATQQHGIFHSPLPEEYRNELSQRWDDPKNEQ
- a CDS encoding NTP transferase domain-containing protein, whose protein sequence is MQAVILCGGLATRLGNISKKKPKILLEVGRHTVLDWQLGLLKAVGVKETILASGHLHDMLHEQVGGYREGMHIRYAKENRRLGTGGAIANAMKHIHTFPFFVLNGDVLVTDFSLQDMLDRFHTEMTGLLLSVHVEDVRQYGEIVSDSNGKIRAFREKQSMSRAGYVNGGVYLFNQTIADTFPKHQEIFSIERDVFPSVSDLYALETDATWIDIGVPERLAYARQYFQNGAFQ
- a CDS encoding PorV/PorQ family protein yields the protein MVKLSAIYLCVLATCFIGLPAGYAADEGAHAAEFLSHGVGARALGMGGAFVAVADDATATYWNPAGLTRVKKHSFSAMYSDTFSTGDGGWLSRGLVTYNFVNYVYQIEDIGSIGLSWIRLGVDDIPRTTFIDVNNNGFLGDFQDKNGNGIKEDGEPYIDKPEVAEYFSNTDNALLISYARQVHSMVSVGGNLKLLNQSIFQNSGTGFGIDIGLIAEPYKGLRVGAMLLDATGTQVRWDTADKPTFTRTRRLRFGTAYHFAVPRLGKGAIGADFETDQADLEIGGTGGGLVLRVGAEYWLFNTLALRGGWNGHGLSAGAGLRLRVNAMSFFINYAFNTHTLGGSQRISVSGEF